From the Acidobacteriota bacterium genome, one window contains:
- the hpnE gene encoding hydroxysqualene dehydroxylase HpnE: protein MTADAVVIGGGVAGFSAATALAEAGARVLLLEARPGLGGRATAFTDPETGERVDNGQHILMGCYVDTLALLARINALDRVRWQAGLALTMVDQQGRESVLKLPPLPSPLHLLGGVLAWDALSWAERLSILRVGAALGPPNHLRQGYGGQEGGRYIPTEPSRETVREWLTRLGQAPRLCELFWEPLALAALNQSIDQAAASYFVGILERMFGPDPSSAALVMPVVPLDELYAEPARAWLEARGHEVRVNAPARVVVEGDRVTGVRVRGEHISAPVVISTVPWHALGAVFEEPPAALAGTIANASALGSLPIVTVNLWFDRPVMHEALIGLPGRAFQWVFDRRAIVGGASSHLSMISSGAETIVAMGNDELIALALADVRAALPAARSAVLRKGLAVREKRSTFSLAPDAPPRPQTETAIAGFLLAGDWIDTGLPATIESAAVSGHRAAALVSTTKHTKTETTKHAKTEATKHANHY, encoded by the coding sequence GTGACCGCCGACGCCGTAGTCATTGGCGGCGGCGTGGCCGGCTTCAGTGCCGCCACCGCGCTGGCAGAAGCCGGCGCGCGGGTGTTGCTGCTCGAAGCCCGTCCAGGGCTGGGCGGCCGCGCCACGGCCTTTACCGATCCGGAAACCGGCGAACGCGTCGACAACGGCCAGCACATCCTGATGGGCTGTTACGTTGACACGTTGGCGCTGCTGGCGCGCATCAACGCGCTCGACCGCGTGCGGTGGCAGGCGGGTCTTGCGCTGACCATGGTCGACCAGCAGGGCCGCGAGTCGGTGCTGAAGTTGCCGCCCCTGCCGTCGCCGCTGCACCTGCTCGGCGGTGTGCTCGCGTGGGACGCGCTCAGCTGGGCCGAGCGCCTATCGATTCTTCGCGTGGGCGCAGCCCTTGGTCCGCCTAACCACCTTCGCCAAGGCTACGGCGGTCAAGAAGGCGGACGCTACATCCCCACCGAACCGTCCCGCGAAACCGTCCGCGAATGGCTCACCCGACTCGGCCAGGCGCCGCGCCTCTGCGAGCTGTTCTGGGAACCCCTGGCGCTGGCCGCGCTCAACCAGTCGATCGACCAGGCGGCGGCGTCGTACTTTGTCGGCATTCTCGAGCGGATGTTCGGCCCCGATCCTTCGTCGGCCGCGTTGGTAATGCCAGTGGTGCCGCTCGACGAACTGTATGCCGAACCGGCGCGGGCGTGGCTCGAGGCGCGCGGCCACGAGGTGCGGGTCAACGCGCCGGCCAGGGTGGTGGTCGAGGGCGATCGCGTGACCGGCGTGCGCGTGCGCGGCGAGCACATTTCAGCGCCGGTCGTGATCTCCACCGTGCCGTGGCATGCGCTCGGCGCCGTGTTCGAGGAGCCCCCCGCTGCGTTGGCCGGCACCATCGCCAATGCGTCGGCACTGGGCAGCCTGCCGATCGTGACGGTGAACCTGTGGTTCGATCGTCCGGTGATGCATGAAGCGCTGATCGGATTGCCCGGGCGCGCGTTTCAGTGGGTGTTCGATCGCCGCGCCATTGTCGGCGGCGCCAGTTCCCACCTGTCGATGATCTCGAGCGGCGCCGAGACGATCGTCGCGATGGGCAACGACGAACTGATCGCGCTGGCGCTGGCCGACGTGCGAGCGGCGCTGCCGGCAGCTCGCAGCGCGGTGCTGCGCAAGGGCCTGGCCGTGCGCGAGAAGCGGTCGACCTTTTCGCTGGCGCCGGACGCGCCGCCCCGGCCGCAGACCGAGACTGCCATTGCCGGGTTCCTGCTGGCGGGCGACTGGATCGATACCGGCCTCCCGGCGACGATTGAATCGGCGGCGGTGTCGGGCCACCGCGCGGCAGCCCTTGTCTCAACCACGAAGCACACGAAGACAGAAACCACGAAGCACGCGAAGACCGAAGCCACGAAGCACGCCAACCACTATTAA
- the hpnD gene encoding presqualene diphosphate synthase HpnD, with product MARDTSFSYSFLVLPDEQRQAIGLVWDFCRAVDDAVDEAPDEVTAAREIGRWREEVGRLFGGEAPLTPQGQNLAPVVAAFSLSRQPFDDLVDGVEMDLRHKTYQTFDELSGYCRRVASAVGLMCIEIFGARDSRSRDYAFNLGLALQLTNIIRDVAVDLKNGRVYLPQEDLARFGVCEADLRAGVVTPAMRNLLAHQCQRARQFYTAAAQAMPHADAHKLVAAEIMGGIYFEILQRIERRHYDVFAELIRVPKAVRARIALAIWARGQLSALGYRLFSRA from the coding sequence GTGGCAAGAGACACATCATTCTCGTACTCGTTCCTAGTCCTGCCAGACGAGCAGCGTCAGGCTATTGGCCTGGTCTGGGACTTCTGCCGCGCCGTGGACGATGCGGTGGATGAGGCGCCGGATGAGGTGACCGCGGCACGCGAGATTGGCCGGTGGCGCGAAGAGGTGGGCCGACTGTTCGGCGGCGAAGCCCCGCTCACGCCGCAGGGGCAGAACCTGGCACCGGTAGTGGCGGCCTTTTCGTTGTCGCGGCAGCCGTTTGACGACCTGGTCGACGGCGTCGAGATGGACCTTCGTCACAAGACGTACCAGACCTTCGACGAGCTGTCCGGCTATTGCCGCCGCGTCGCCTCGGCGGTCGGCCTGATGTGCATCGAAATCTTCGGCGCGCGCGACTCGCGCTCGCGCGACTACGCCTTCAACCTGGGCCTGGCCCTGCAGCTCACCAACATCATTCGCGACGTGGCCGTTGACCTCAAGAATGGCCGCGTCTACCTGCCGCAAGAAGACCTCGCGCGCTTCGGCGTATGCGAAGCCGACTTGCGCGCCGGTGTCGTCACCCCGGCCATGCGCAACCTGCTGGCGCACCAGTGCCAGCGCGCGCGCCAGTTCTACACCGCCGCCGCGCAGGCCATGCCCCACGCCGATGCGCACAAGCTGGTTGCGGCCGAGATCATGGGCGGCATCTACTTCGAGATCCTCCAGCGCATCGAGCGCCGCCACTACGACGTGTTCGCCGAGTTGATTCGCGTACCCAAGGCCGTGCGGGCGCGAATTGCGCTCGCGATCTGGGCGCGTGGGCAGCTGTCGGCGCTCGGCTATCGCCTGTTTTCACGCGCGTGA
- the hpnC gene encoding squalene synthase HpnC, which yields MNLEQAYAACQRLAESHYENFPVASRLMPARLRPHVAAIYAFARTADDFADEPGREPDERLRLLDEWGRRLDGEHFPDAKRPPDQQCPPDMIFSALANTRERFDLPAELFHDLLSAFKQDVVTTRYASWNDVLDYCRRSANPVGRLVLRLSGYRDGALDRASDAVCTALQLTNFWQDLAIDWPRGRLYVPEETWRAAGADPTALDRGRLTPEWAAAMRACGARTRQLFAAGRPVCDGVGGRLRYELRATWLGGSRILDRLEAGHYDVFTSRPALGTSDALVIAFGTALWRRHAGTVAPTP from the coding sequence GTGAACCTCGAGCAAGCCTACGCGGCTTGTCAGCGGCTGGCTGAATCCCACTACGAGAACTTTCCGGTCGCCTCGCGCCTGATGCCCGCGCGGCTGCGTCCACACGTCGCCGCCATCTATGCCTTTGCCCGCACCGCCGACGATTTCGCGGATGAGCCCGGCCGCGAGCCGGACGAGCGTTTGCGACTACTGGATGAGTGGGGGAGGCGGCTTGATGGCGAGCACTTTCCCGACGCAAAGCGCCCTCCCGACCAGCAGTGCCCTCCCGACATGATCTTCAGCGCGCTGGCGAACACGCGCGAACGCTTCGACCTCCCGGCGGAGTTGTTCCACGACCTGTTGAGTGCATTCAAGCAGGATGTCGTAACGACTCGGTATGCGTCGTGGAACGACGTCCTGGACTACTGCCGGCGATCTGCAAACCCGGTGGGCCGCCTGGTCCTGCGGCTGAGTGGCTATCGCGATGGGGCGCTCGACCGCGCCAGCGATGCCGTATGCACGGCATTGCAGCTCACCAATTTCTGGCAGGACCTGGCCATCGACTGGCCGCGCGGCCGGCTCTACGTGCCCGAAGAAACCTGGCGGGCCGCCGGCGCCGACCCGACAGCCCTCGATCGCGGCCGCCTGACGCCGGAGTGGGCGGCGGCCATGCGCGCCTGCGGCGCACGCACGCGGCAACTGTTCGCCGCCGGCCGCCCGGTCTGCGACGGGGTCGGCGGCCGCCTTCGCTACGAGCTGCGCGCCACCTGGCTCGGCGGTTCCCGCATTCTCGATCGCCTCGAAGCCGGCCACTACGACGTCTTCACGTCGCGTCCGGCGCTCGGCACCAGCGATGCATTAGTGATAGCGTTTGGCACAGCCCTTTGGCGCCGGCACGCTGGCACCGTGGCACCAACCCCTTAG
- the thiI gene encoding tRNA uracil 4-sulfurtransferase ThiI: MTSILAHYSEVALKGKNRPWFIGRLVRHLHMALAGLSVKEIRTPMGRIEIVLGREATAGEIRDRMSRVFGIANYSVATRVPLDFDGMAEAIVSRLPPRESASSFRVYVRRADQQFATPSPDLARDLGSKVWRARGWKVDLDHADLVISVEIVPGQAYLYMQKEAGPGGLPTGTAGRVTALLSGGIDSPVAAWRMMKRGCHVTLVHFHSAPFLSNISQGKARRLAEVLTRYQLRSRLFLVPFGELQREVTLGVPGALRVIIYRRFMLRIAERIARDARAKALVTGDVIGQVASQTLDNLAAADSATRLPILRPLVGMDKEEIMSQAQRLGTFEISIEPDQDTCTLFTPRHPETHARRHQIDEVEAGLPIAEMVKAAAAQAVVEDLVHPRPAMVRLKADATSM; the protein is encoded by the coding sequence ATGACATCAATACTTGCCCACTATTCGGAGGTCGCGCTCAAGGGCAAGAACCGCCCGTGGTTCATTGGCCGGCTGGTGCGCCATCTGCACATGGCGCTGGCCGGATTGAGCGTGAAGGAGATCCGGACGCCGATGGGCCGGATCGAGATCGTGCTCGGCCGCGAGGCGACGGCCGGCGAGATTCGCGATCGCATGTCGCGCGTGTTCGGCATTGCCAACTACTCGGTGGCGACCCGCGTGCCGCTCGACTTCGACGGCATGGCCGAGGCGATTGTCTCGCGGCTGCCGCCGCGCGAAAGTGCGTCGAGTTTTCGGGTGTACGTGCGCCGCGCCGATCAGCAGTTCGCGACGCCCTCGCCCGACCTGGCACGCGACCTGGGCTCGAAGGTCTGGCGCGCGCGCGGCTGGAAGGTGGACCTGGATCATGCCGACCTGGTGATCAGCGTCGAGATCGTGCCGGGGCAGGCGTACCTCTACATGCAGAAGGAGGCGGGGCCCGGCGGATTGCCGACCGGTACGGCCGGCCGCGTGACGGCGCTGCTGTCGGGCGGCATCGATTCGCCCGTGGCGGCGTGGCGCATGATGAAGCGCGGTTGCCACGTGACGCTGGTGCATTTTCATAGCGCGCCGTTCCTGTCGAACATTTCGCAGGGAAAGGCCCGCCGGCTGGCCGAGGTCCTGACGCGCTACCAGTTGCGGTCGCGGCTGTTCCTGGTGCCGTTTGGCGAGCTGCAGCGTGAGGTGACGCTCGGCGTGCCCGGCGCCCTGCGGGTGATCATCTACCGGCGCTTCATGCTGCGCATCGCCGAGCGCATCGCCCGCGACGCCAGGGCGAAGGCGCTGGTGACGGGTGACGTGATTGGCCAGGTCGCGTCGCAGACCCTCGACAACCTCGCCGCCGCCGACAGCGCGACCCGGTTGCCGATCCTGCGGCCGCTGGTCGGCATGGACAAGGAGGAGATCATGAGCCAGGCGCAGCGGCTGGGCACCTTCGAAATCTCGATCGAGCCCGACCAGGACACCTGCACCCTGTTTACGCCTCGCCATCCAGAGACCCATGCCCGCCGGCACCAGATTGACGAGGTCGAGGCCGGGCTGCCCATTGCCGAGATGGTCAAGGCCGCGGCCGCCCAGGCCGTGGTGGAAGACCTGGTGCACCCGCGGCCGGCAATGGTCCGCCTGAAGGCGGACGCCACATCGATGTAG
- a CDS encoding DUF2892 domain-containing protein has translation MTGFLKTNEHPAERVIRVALGVTLVAMAAMGTIGVWGYIGLVPIVTGLAGTCPLYSVFGISTCPMPKTKA, from the coding sequence ATGACTGGATTCCTGAAAACCAACGAACATCCGGCGGAGCGCGTGATTCGGGTCGCACTGGGCGTGACGCTGGTGGCCATGGCGGCCATGGGCACGATCGGGGTGTGGGGTTACATCGGCCTGGTGCCGATCGTCACCGGCCTCGCCGGCACCTGCCCCCTTTATAGTGTCTTTGGTATTTCCACGTGTCCGATGCCCAAGACGAAGGCCTGA
- a CDS encoding cob(I)yrinic acid a,c-diamide adenosyltransferase has protein sequence MSIYTKTGDTGDTSLFDGTRVSKTHPRVIAYGDVDEVQACLGMVRAAGLPPDLDEMCVSLQRDLFALGARLADPSHKIARRVEKIVINDESISRLEGWIDKLDEQIAPLRHFILSDGCPAGAALHYARTVCRRAERSVLLLGADAVEPVVIVYLNRLSDLLFTIARAANHRAGVQETQW, from the coding sequence GTGTCCATCTACACAAAAACCGGCGACACCGGCGATACCAGCTTGTTCGACGGCACCCGGGTCTCGAAGACCCACCCGCGGGTGATCGCGTACGGCGACGTGGACGAGGTGCAGGCGTGCCTCGGCATGGTGCGCGCCGCCGGCCTGCCACCGGACCTGGATGAGATGTGCGTGTCTCTCCAGCGCGACCTGTTCGCGCTGGGCGCGCGGCTCGCCGACCCGTCGCACAAGATCGCGAGGCGGGTCGAGAAGATCGTGATCAACGACGAGAGCATCAGTCGCCTCGAAGGTTGGATCGACAAACTGGATGAGCAAATCGCGCCACTGCGCCACTTCATCCTGTCTGACGGTTGCCCGGCCGGCGCGGCGCTCCACTACGCGCGCACCGTGTGCCGCCGCGCGGAGCGGTCGGTGCTGCTGCTCGGCGCCGACGCCGTCGAACCGGTGGTGATCGTCTACCTGAACCGGCTGTCGGATTTGCTGTTCACGATCGCCAGGGCGGCAAACCATCGAGCCGGTGTCCAAGAAACTCAGTGGTGA
- a CDS encoding NUDIX hydrolase, whose product MGHSHDLNPPYKFCPVCGSPLEPRVLKVTEPKRLVCTNQACGFVFYLDPKIAVGTIIRVNEGRQIVLVRRAIEPGYGKWVFPGGYVDRGEEITLAAIREAREEVGLDVRLDHLVNIYSYAGRAPVIIVYAATKMSGELAVDDEGIEAREFDLDAIPWDDLAFRSTNEALRDYLARPKSDPRQGPGTPD is encoded by the coding sequence TTGGGGCACTCGCACGACCTGAACCCGCCGTACAAGTTCTGCCCGGTCTGTGGCAGCCCGCTCGAGCCTCGCGTGCTGAAGGTGACCGAGCCGAAGCGGCTGGTCTGCACCAACCAGGCCTGCGGGTTCGTGTTCTACCTGGATCCCAAGATCGCCGTGGGCACGATCATCCGCGTCAACGAGGGCCGGCAGATCGTGCTGGTCAGGCGCGCCATCGAACCGGGCTACGGCAAGTGGGTGTTTCCGGGCGGCTATGTGGACCGGGGGGAGGAGATCACCCTGGCCGCCATCCGCGAGGCGCGCGAAGAGGTCGGGCTCGACGTGCGGCTCGACCACCTCGTCAACATCTACTCGTACGCCGGCCGGGCGCCGGTGATCATCGTCTATGCCGCCACGAAGATGTCGGGCGAGCTCGCCGTGGATGACGAGGGGATTGAAGCGAGGGAGTTTGACCTCGACGCGATTCCATGGGACGACCTCGCCTTCCGCAGCACCAACGAAGCGCTCAGGGATTACCTCGCACGGCCGAAATCGGATCCACGCCAAGGGCCTGGCACGCCGGACTGA
- a CDS encoding A/G-specific adenine glycosylase — protein MPPKPRTPPLPAPALRQRFRRNLLAWYRKNGRDLPWRNTSDPYHILVSEIMLQQTQVDRVLPKYLEWLGKYPSFAVLAEAPPAEVTKTWYPLGYNIRPRRLQSIAQQAVEKYDGQLPSDRETLLSFKGIGEYTAGAVRSFAFRERAAILDTNVARVLFRIFIGKGDPKSHAMKKRLWAHSEAVLPHKHVFDFNQALMDFGATHCSARKPKCSSCPMIRLCRSRTGLAAVMNRARS, from the coding sequence TTGCCGCCTAAACCACGCACCCCACCCCTGCCGGCGCCGGCCTTGCGGCAGCGCTTTCGCCGAAACCTGCTGGCCTGGTACCGCAAGAACGGCCGCGATCTGCCGTGGCGCAACACCAGCGACCCGTACCACATCCTCGTGTCGGAGATCATGCTGCAGCAGACGCAGGTCGATCGCGTGCTGCCGAAGTACCTTGAGTGGCTCGGTAAGTACCCGAGCTTCGCCGTGCTCGCCGAGGCGCCACCGGCCGAGGTCACCAAGACGTGGTATCCGCTGGGCTACAACATCCGCCCGAGGCGGCTGCAGTCGATCGCCCAGCAGGCGGTCGAAAAGTACGACGGCCAGCTGCCGTCGGACCGCGAGACGCTGCTGTCGTTCAAGGGCATTGGCGAGTACACCGCCGGCGCGGTCCGCAGCTTTGCCTTTCGTGAGCGCGCCGCTATTCTCGACACCAACGTGGCGCGGGTGCTGTTTCGCATCTTCATCGGCAAGGGCGATCCGAAGAGCCACGCCATGAAGAAACGTCTGTGGGCGCACAGCGAAGCCGTGCTGCCGCACAAGCACGTGTTCGACTTCAACCAGGCGTTGATGGATTTTGGCGCCACGCACTGCAGCGCCCGCAAGCCGAAGTGCTCGTCCTGCCCCATGATCCGCCTCTGCCGGTCCCGCACGGGGCTAGCAGCCGTCATGAACCGAGCGCGGTCTTGA
- a CDS encoding (deoxy)nucleoside triphosphate pyrophosphohydrolase: MAAVIERDDAFLLTLRQAGTHLADHWEFPGGKVHVSETHVEALRRELFEELDIVATVGEAVHTVTHAYPEKTVELHFYRCGFEGEPKPMMGQGMRWVPRGELAGLPFPDADRDLIRILSEAPNSISSDRN; this comes from the coding sequence GTGGCTGCCGTCATCGAACGTGACGATGCGTTTCTGCTGACGCTGCGGCAGGCGGGTACGCACCTGGCGGATCATTGGGAGTTCCCTGGCGGGAAGGTCCACGTCAGCGAGACTCACGTCGAGGCCCTTCGTCGCGAGCTGTTCGAAGAACTCGACATCGTCGCCACCGTGGGTGAGGCCGTTCATACCGTCACCCATGCGTACCCGGAGAAGACCGTCGAGCTGCACTTCTATCGCTGCGGGTTCGAGGGCGAGCCGAAGCCGATGATGGGACAGGGGATGCGGTGGGTGCCGCGCGGCGAGCTGGCCGGCCTGCCGTTTCCCGACGCCGATCGGGACCTCATTAGAATCCTTTCTGAAGCGCCCAACTCTATATCCTCAGACCGCAATTGA
- a CDS encoding CehA/McbA family metallohydrolase → MPLAPTFAKAPAGKQAPTTKPQALWFKGNLHTHTVNSDGDSTPDDVVTWYRERNYQFLVLTDHNYLTSVEGLNALHGADDKFLVVKGEEVTSRFGDKPLHVNGLEIERFVPPPEGGSSVLDVLQQMVDGIRAARGVPSINHPNFGWAISPDELGQVQRTKLFEVFNGHPTVNNLGGGGVPSLEETWDRILSSGKLLYGIAVDDAHYFKRPEDPAAPRPGKGWVHVRAARLEPRALVEALERGDFYSSTGVQMQAVDASASSLSLSVRTEPASKYRIQFIGRQGRVLSEVTTPTATYTFKGDEGYVRAKVMESNGKAAWIQPVPVGAAGPR, encoded by the coding sequence GTGCCTCTTGCTCCAACCTTCGCCAAGGCTCCGGCTGGCAAGCAAGCCCCGACCACCAAGCCCCAAGCCCTGTGGTTCAAAGGCAACCTGCACACCCACACCGTGAACAGCGACGGCGACTCGACGCCGGACGATGTCGTGACGTGGTATCGGGAGCGGAATTACCAGTTCCTGGTGCTGACCGATCACAACTACCTGACCAGCGTCGAGGGCTTGAACGCCCTCCATGGCGCCGACGACAAGTTCCTGGTCGTCAAGGGTGAAGAGGTCACCAGCCGGTTCGGTGACAAGCCGCTGCACGTCAACGGGCTCGAGATCGAGCGCTTCGTGCCGCCGCCCGAGGGTGGCAGTTCGGTATTGGATGTCCTGCAGCAGATGGTCGACGGCATCCGCGCGGCCCGCGGCGTGCCGAGCATCAACCACCCGAATTTCGGATGGGCGATCTCGCCCGACGAACTGGGACAGGTGCAGCGCACGAAGCTGTTCGAGGTGTTCAACGGCCATCCCACGGTGAACAACCTCGGTGGTGGTGGCGTGCCAAGTCTCGAGGAAACGTGGGATCGCATCCTGTCGAGCGGCAAGCTGCTGTACGGCATTGCCGTGGACGATGCGCATTACTTCAAGCGGCCTGAGGATCCGGCGGCGCCGCGGCCGGGCAAGGGCTGGGTCCATGTGCGCGCGGCGCGGCTGGAGCCGCGCGCGCTGGTCGAGGCGCTCGAGCGCGGCGACTTCTACTCGTCCACCGGCGTCCAGATGCAGGCTGTGGATGCCAGCGCATCCTCTCTGTCGCTGTCGGTGAGGACTGAGCCGGCGAGCAAGTACCGCATCCAGTTCATCGGCCGGCAGGGCCGCGTGCTGAGCGAAGTGACCACGCCCACGGCGACCTACACCTTCAAGGGCGACGAGGGCTACGTGCGCGCGAAGGTCATGGAATCCAATGGCAAGGCCGCGTGGATTCAACCGGTGCCGGTCGGTGCCGCTGGCCCCAGGTGA
- a CDS encoding zf-HC2 domain-containing protein → MRPSERTVAGLTCSEVLADLSPYLDGELAPDRRGNIEAHVSECQACAAFGQAFGGMVDAVRARLREPEPVPAEIAERLKTALGS, encoded by the coding sequence ATGCGACCAAGTGAGCGCACAGTGGCCGGGCTGACTTGCTCTGAAGTCCTGGCGGACCTGTCGCCGTACCTGGATGGTGAGCTGGCGCCTGACCGGCGCGGCAATATCGAGGCACATGTTTCCGAGTGTCAGGCCTGCGCCGCATTCGGCCAGGCCTTTGGCGGCATGGTCGACGCCGTGCGGGCGCGGCTCCGCGAACCTGAACCGGTGCCTGCCGAGATTGCCGAGCGGCTCAAGACCGCGCTCGGTTCATGA
- a CDS encoding sigma-70 family RNA polymerase sigma factor, giving the protein MSDAQDEGLIDLELARRAGGGDREAFSALVTRHQASVYRLARHVAGTRDEAEDVLQQTFLSAWQGVSRFRGESSVRTWLLTIARNAAVTRRVRAAREPIDATPLDDLGIRAGWGGPNPEQLAVAAEQHGRLVAALAGLAPDEREVLTLRDLEGLSGEDVAAMLGLTTAAMKSRLHRARLRLAEAVRGGTMHATK; this is encoded by the coding sequence GTGTCCGATGCCCAAGACGAAGGCCTGATCGATCTCGAGTTGGCGCGCCGAGCTGGCGGCGGCGACCGCGAGGCGTTTTCCGCGCTGGTCACGCGGCACCAGGCGAGCGTCTACCGGCTGGCGCGGCACGTGGCCGGGACGCGTGACGAAGCCGAAGACGTGCTGCAGCAGACATTCCTGTCGGCCTGGCAGGGCGTGTCTCGGTTCCGCGGGGAATCGAGCGTGCGGACCTGGTTGCTGACCATTGCCCGCAACGCGGCGGTGACCCGCCGCGTCCGCGCGGCGCGCGAACCGATTGACGCGACGCCGCTCGACGACCTCGGCATCCGCGCCGGCTGGGGTGGGCCGAATCCTGAACAACTGGCGGTGGCGGCGGAACAGCACGGTCGCTTGGTTGCCGCGCTCGCTGGCCTTGCCCCGGACGAACGGGAAGTCCTCACGCTGCGCGACCTCGAGGGACTGAGCGGCGAGGACGTGGCCGCCATGCTGGGCCTGACTACGGCGGCCATGAAGAGCCGGCTGCACCGGGCGCGCTTACGCCTGGCCGAGGCCGTGAGGGGAGGGACGATGCATGCGACCAAGTGA
- a CDS encoding class I fructose-bisphosphate aldolase, which produces MPTVEDILGADASALLTHQCKIPKETLHLPGPDFVERIHLSSNRPVPVLGRLQSLLDHGRLGGTGYVSILPVDQGIEHSAGASFAPNPQYFDPENIVKLAIEGGCNGVASTLGVLGMTARKYAHRIPFILKLNHNEFLSYPNAYDQIKFASVKQGFDMGAAGVGATIYFGSEESKRQIQEVTEMFQHAHELGMFTVLWCYLRNSAFKTKEVDYHLSADLSGQANHLGVTIEADIIKQKLPENNGGYNAVNFGKTHKKVYSDLSSDHPIDLTRYQLANCYMGRAGLINSGGASAGESDLKEAIKTSVINKRAGGMGLISGRKAFQRPMKEGAALLNAIQDVYLNKGITIA; this is translated from the coding sequence ATGCCTACCGTCGAAGACATCCTCGGAGCCGACGCCAGCGCCCTCCTGACGCACCAGTGCAAGATCCCGAAAGAGACGCTGCACCTGCCCGGCCCCGACTTCGTGGAGCGCATCCACCTGTCGTCGAACCGGCCGGTGCCGGTCCTGGGCCGCCTGCAATCGCTGCTCGATCATGGGCGGCTGGGTGGCACGGGCTACGTTTCGATCCTGCCCGTTGACCAGGGCATTGAGCATTCCGCCGGCGCGTCGTTTGCGCCCAACCCGCAGTATTTCGATCCCGAGAACATCGTGAAGCTGGCGATCGAGGGCGGTTGCAACGGCGTGGCCTCGACGCTCGGCGTGCTCGGCATGACCGCGCGCAAGTACGCGCACAGGATTCCGTTCATCCTCAAGCTGAACCACAACGAGTTCCTCTCGTATCCGAACGCCTACGATCAGATCAAGTTCGCCAGCGTGAAGCAGGGCTTCGACATGGGCGCGGCCGGCGTCGGCGCGACCATCTACTTCGGTTCGGAAGAGTCGAAGCGGCAGATCCAGGAAGTGACCGAGATGTTCCAGCACGCGCACGAGTTGGGCATGTTCACCGTGTTGTGGTGTTACCTGCGCAACTCGGCGTTCAAGACCAAGGAGGTGGACTACCACCTCTCCGCCGACCTCTCCGGCCAGGCCAACCACCTCGGCGTGACGATCGAGGCCGACATCATCAAGCAGAAGCTGCCCGAGAATAACGGCGGCTACAACGCGGTCAACTTCGGCAAGACCCACAAGAAGGTCTACTCGGACCTGAGCAGCGATCATCCGATCGACCTCACGCGCTACCAGCTCGCCAACTGTTACATGGGCCGCGCCGGCCTGATCAACTCGGGCGGCGCTTCGGCGGGGGAGAGCGACCTCAAGGAAGCGATCAAGACGTCGGTGATCAACAAGCGCGCCGGCGGCATGGGCCTGATCTCGGGCCGCAAGGCGTTCCAGCGCCCGATGAAGGAAGGCGCCGCCTTACTGAACGCGATCCAGGACGTCTATCTCAACAAGGGCATCACCATCGCGTGA
- a CDS encoding dihydrofolate reductase family protein — MDSRVTIHMAASLDGFIARKDGRVDWMETSDEFEGGDNMSPELVAEFLATIDCYVMGSRTYETALDFEARGHGWAYGDKPTFVLTSRKLPRTRETVEFYSGDLAKLVNERLKPNFRSIWFVGGGAVCGECLRRGLADEVRYSILPILIGDGVSFFDRLDQDVALHLVEVKGYESGMVALRYDVRG; from the coding sequence ATGGATTCTCGCGTCACGATCCACATGGCGGCCAGCCTCGACGGCTTCATCGCCCGGAAAGACGGCCGCGTCGACTGGATGGAGACCTCGGACGAGTTCGAGGGCGGCGACAACATGTCACCGGAGTTGGTCGCGGAGTTTCTCGCGACCATCGACTGCTACGTCATGGGCTCGCGCACCTACGAGACCGCGCTTGATTTCGAGGCCAGGGGCCATGGCTGGGCCTACGGCGACAAGCCCACCTTCGTCCTCACCAGTCGCAAGCTGCCACGGACCCGGGAGACCGTCGAGTTCTACTCGGGCGATCTCGCGAAACTGGTGAACGAGCGGCTGAAGCCGAACTTCCGCAGCATCTGGTTCGTTGGCGGTGGCGCTGTGTGCGGCGAATGCCTTCGCCGCGGACTGGCCGACGAAGTCCGCTATTCGATCCTGCCCATCCTGATTGGCGACGGCGTCTCGTTCTTCGACCGGCTCGACCAGGACGTGGCGCTGCACCTGGTCGAGGTGAAGGGATACGAGAGCGGCATGGTGGCGCTACGCTACGACGTGAGAGGTTGA